A single genomic interval of Rhododendron vialii isolate Sample 1 chromosome 3a, ASM3025357v1 harbors:
- the LOC131320524 gene encoding nematode resistance protein-like HSPRO2 codes for MVDFECKAKMITSTTPKKSPKLSSKLRISVPPPIRAGGDLSPAASESDCLAYEHFVRLPELKKLWNSTEFPSWKDESILKPALQALEITFRLVSTAVSDPRPYANRREWRRRLESLSTSQVEIIALLCEEEEEDAETRGTPPIVDSKSSGGVLARDGSSAEVWRLSEDTTVVSRTSEASLLPRLAAWQKSEDIAQKILYSIECEMRRCPYTLGLGEPNMSGKPSLDYDAVCKPYVLNNNSLKKSPFDLENHENQTLYTTHQILESWIFASQQLLNRIIERIDSKEFQKASSDCWILERTWKLLTEIEDLHLLMDPNDFLNLKNQLSIKASSESEAFCFRSRGLIEITKQSKELKHKVPHVLGVEVDPTGGPRIQEAAMELYRKRGGFDRIHLLQAMQAIESALKRFYYAYKQLIVILMGSLEAKGNQAFVTVDSSDSLAQIFLEPTYFPSLDAAKTFLGHEWSHEHGRYSPERRTRAQK; via the coding sequence ATGGTTGATTTTGAGTGTAAAGCAAAGATGATTACCTCCACCACCCCGAAAAAATCACCGAAGCTCTCTTCCAAGCTTAGAATATCGGTGCCGCCACCGATTCGCGCCGGCGGGGATTTATCTCCGGCGGCGTCCGAATCGGATTGTTTggcgtacgagcacttcgtccGTCTTCCGGAGCTGAAGAAGCTTTGGAATTCAACCGAGTTTCCGAGTTGGAAAGACGAGTCCATACTTAAACCGGCCTTGCAAGCTTTGGAAATCACGTTCCGGTTAGTTTCGACAGCGGTATCTGATCCCAGACCGTACGCGAACCGGAGGGAGTGGAGGCGGCGGCTTGAATCCCTATCCACAAGTCAAGTTGAGATCATAGCGCTTCTTtgtgaggaagaggaagaggacgCAGAGACACGTGGAACACCGCCGATCGTTGATTCGAAATCCTCAGGAGGCGTGTTGGCTCGCGACGGGAGCTCGGCAGAGGTGTGGAGGCTGTCGGAGGACACGACGGTGGTCAGCCGGACCAGCGAAGCCAGCCTGTTGCCTCGGCTGGCCGCCTGGCAGAAATCCGAAGACATCGCGCAGAAGATTTTGTACTCGATCGAGTGCGAGATGAGGCGGTGTCCGTACACCCTAGGCTTGGGCGAGCCGAACATGAGCGGCAAGCCTAGCCTCGACTACGACGCCGTGTGCAAGCCGTACGTGCTCAACAACAATTCTCTGAAGAAATCCCCCTTCGATCTCGAAAACCACGAGAACCAAACGCTGTACACCACGCACCAGATCCTAGAGTCATGGATCTTCGCCTCGCAACAACTTCTCAACAGAATTATAGAAAGAATCGATTCGAAGGAATTTCAAAAGGCTTCGAGCGACTGCTGGATCCTCGAACGGACATGGAAGCTCCTAACCGAAATCGAAGACTTACACCTCCTCATGGATCCAAACGACTTcctaaatttaaaaaaccaGCTCTCGATCAAGGCCTCGTCGGAGTCCGAAGCGTTCTGCTTCAGATCTCGAGGACTGATCGAGATAACAAAGCAATCAAAGGAGCTAAAGCACAAGGTGCCGCACGTACTAGGCGTCGAGGTGGACCCCACGGGAGGGCCGAGGATCCAAGAGGCGGCGATGGAGCTGTACAGGAAGAGAGGAGGATTCGATAGGATTCACCTGCTTCAGGCGATGCAGGCGATCGAGTCGGCGCTGAAGAGGTTTTACTACGCGTACAAGCAGTTGATCGTGATCTTGATGGGGAGCTTGGAGGCGAAAGGGAACCAGGCGTTCGTGACCGTCGATTCGAGCGATTCGTTGGCTCAGATCTTTCTGGAGCCGACGTACTTTCCGAGCTTGGATGCCGCGAAGACGTTTCTGGGACATGAATGGAGTCACGAGCACGGTCGGTACAGTCCGGAGAGACGAACCAGGGCGCAGAAATGA
- the LOC131320525 gene encoding large ribosomal subunit protein uL10: MAVKTSKAEKKIKYDHKLCQLLDDYTQILIAAADNVGSNQLQNIRRGLRGDSVVLMGKNTMMKRSIRIHSEKTGNKAFLNLIPLLVGNVGLIFTKGDLKEVSEEVAKYKVGAPARVGLVAPVDVVVPPGNTGLDPSQTSFFQVLNIPTKINKGTVEIVTAVDLIKKGDKVGSSEAALLAKLGIRPFSYGLVVLTVYDNGSVFNPEVLDLTEDDLVGKFASGVSLVTSLALAISYPTLAAAPHMFINAYKNLLAIAVETEYSFPQADKVKEYLADPSKFAVAAAPVAAAASGAATPAAAAAKEEEKKEEPAEESDDDMGFSLFD, translated from the exons ATGGCGGTGAAGACATCGAAAGCCGAGAAGAAGATCAAGTACGATCACAAGCTGTGCCAGCTCCTCGATGACTACACCCAGATCCTGATCGCCGCCGCCGACAACGTCGGGTCGAACCAGCTCCAGAACATCCGCAGGGGTCTACGCGGAGATTCTGTGGTTCTAATGGGTAAGAACACGATGATGAAGAGATCCATCAGGATTCACTCCGAGAAGACCGGAAACAAGGCCTTCCTCAATCTCATTCCTCTCCTCGTT GGTAATGTtggcttgattttcacaaaggGTGATTTGAAGGAGGTCAGCGAAGAGGTTGCCAAGTACAAG GTAGGAGCTCCTGCTCGTGTTGGATTGGTGGCTCCAGTTGATGTCGTTGTCCCACCCGGAAACACTGGACTCGACCCTTCCCAGACCTCTTTCTTCCAG GTGCTCAACATTCCCACCAAAATTAACAAGGGTACAGTCGAAATTGTTACCGCTGTGGATCTTATCAAGAAGGGCGACAAAGTTGGATCTTCTGAGGCTGCCCTTCTCGCAAAACTTGGCATTAGGCCCTTTTCTTATGGTCTTGTTGTCCTGACTGTGTACGACAATGGATCGGTCTTCAACCCAGAGGTGCTTGATCTGACAGAGGATGATCTCGTTGGGAAGTTTGCCTCCGGAGTTTCCTTGGTCACCTCATTGGCACTGGCTATTTCTTACCCAACTCTTGCTGCTGCACCCCACATGTTCATCAATGCCTACAAAAATCTCCTGGCCATTGCAGTGGAAACTGAATACTCCTTCCCCCAGGCAGATAAAGTCAAGGAGTACCTTGCG GATCCCAGCAAGTTTGCTGTTGCTGCTGCCCCTGTTGCAGCTGCTGCTTCCGGTGCTGCCActcctgctgctgctgctgctaaggaggaagagaagaaggaagaacCTGCCGAGGAGTCTGATGATGACATGGGTTTCAGTCTGTTCGACTAA
- the LOC131320526 gene encoding uncharacterized protein LOC131320526 isoform X1, whose amino-acid sequence MAPRARPRKRLTRMDAAIDAMTPLGFPEQLVRRIVKGLLEVYGGDEGWPFIEADAYKILIDTILDQPEEGDVGEERNENENLLTVGEERNGDEELLPVGQETHEDENLLPVGEERNEVENLLTNGALGDERPGCSIVADDPGPSTLSLPPISSEVLDFMPTPRLDFIPTPPPASGLTRRRRRPCYGWISSDESCDEPDDFIMLTPAPRLKRRNLISRWDVRP is encoded by the exons ATGGCGCCGAGAGCGAGACCCAGAAAG CGTCTGACACGAATGGACGCCGCCATTGATGCGATGACACCCCTCGGCTTCCCTGAGCAGCTGGTTCGCAGAATCGTCAAGGGTCTCCTGGAG GTATACGGGGGAGATGAAGGTTGGCCGTTTATTGAGGCGGATGCTTACAAGATTCTTATAGATACCATTCTTGATCAACCAGAAGAGGGGGATGTAGGAgaggaaagaaatgaaaatgaaaacctATTGACCGTAGGAGAGGAAAGAAATGGAGATGAAGAACTTTTGCCGGTAGGACAGGAAACACATGAAGATGAAAACCTTTTGCCAGTAGGAGAGGAAAGAAATGAAGTTGAAAACCTTTTGACG AACGGGGCATTGGGGGATGAAAGACCTGGATGCTCTATTGTAGCAGATGATCCTGGGCCCTCCACTCTATCTCTTCCGCCTATATCCTCTGAGGTCCTTGATTTTATGCCAACCCCACGTCTTGATTTTATTCCGACCCCACCTCCGGCCAGCGGTCTCACAAGAAGGAGGCGTAGACCTTGCTATGGGTGGATTAGCAGTGATGAATCTTGTGATGAACCAGACGATTTCATCATGCTAACTCCAGCTCCAAGATTGAAGCGACGGAATCTGATATCAAGGTGGGATGTAAGACCCTGA
- the LOC131320526 gene encoding uncharacterized protein LOC131320526 isoform X2 codes for MAPRARPRKRLTRMDAAIDAMTPLGFPEQLVRRIVKGLLEVYGGDEGWPFIEADAYKILIDTILDQPEEGDVGEERNENENLLTVGEERNGDEELLPVGQETHEDENLLPNGALGDERPGCSIVADDPGPSTLSLPPISSEVLDFMPTPRLDFIPTPPPASGLTRRRRRPCYGWISSDESCDEPDDFIMLTPAPRLKRRNLISRWDVRP; via the exons ATGGCGCCGAGAGCGAGACCCAGAAAG CGTCTGACACGAATGGACGCCGCCATTGATGCGATGACACCCCTCGGCTTCCCTGAGCAGCTGGTTCGCAGAATCGTCAAGGGTCTCCTGGAG GTATACGGGGGAGATGAAGGTTGGCCGTTTATTGAGGCGGATGCTTACAAGATTCTTATAGATACCATTCTTGATCAACCAGAAGAGGGGGATGTAGGAgaggaaagaaatgaaaatgaaaacctATTGACCGTAGGAGAGGAAAGAAATGGAGATGAAGAACTTTTGCCGGTAGGACAGGAAACACATGAAGATGAAAACCTTTTGCCA AACGGGGCATTGGGGGATGAAAGACCTGGATGCTCTATTGTAGCAGATGATCCTGGGCCCTCCACTCTATCTCTTCCGCCTATATCCTCTGAGGTCCTTGATTTTATGCCAACCCCACGTCTTGATTTTATTCCGACCCCACCTCCGGCCAGCGGTCTCACAAGAAGGAGGCGTAGACCTTGCTATGGGTGGATTAGCAGTGATGAATCTTGTGATGAACCAGACGATTTCATCATGCTAACTCCAGCTCCAAGATTGAAGCGACGGAATCTGATATCAAGGTGGGATGTAAGACCCTGA
- the LOC131320527 gene encoding probable zinc metalloprotease EGY2, chloroplastic isoform X3, which translates to MNLPASFRGNFIPLSSHSHFGSTSCCDLRFFPFVPSPVVTSGRKWSNLRPNKRLEFHGKRDVFCRVADTDTEPERNNDEEKGAHEDEETKALAEPVTPVIDQDGDNVEVASGSPLPGVKPQQFDESMRIPKETIDIFRDQVFGFDTFFVTSQEPYEGGLLFKGNLRGQAARSYEKITKRLEDKFGDLYKLFLLINPEDDKPIAVVVPRRTLQPETAAVPEWFAAGAFGLVTVFTLLLRNVPALQSNVLSTFNNLDLLKDGLPGALVIALILSVHEIGQILVAKDAGVKLGVPFFVPSWQIGCFGAITRVLNIVPKREDLLKVAAAGPLAGFSLGLVLLLLGFFLPPSDGLGVVVDASVFHESLLVGSIAKLLLGDVLKEGTPLSINPLVIWAWAGLLINAINSIPAGELDGGRISFAIWGRKASSRLTAVSIVLLGLSSLINDVAFYFVVLIFFLQRGPIAPLSEEITDPDNSYIALGVSVLLFGLLVYLPYPFPFSSDAIVSF; encoded by the exons ATGAATTTACCAGCGAGTTTTCGCGGGAACTTCATTCCGTTATCCTCGCACTCACACTTTGGTAGCACCTCTTGCTGTGACCTTCGCTTCTTTCCATTCGTTCCTTCTCCAGTCGTCACCTCTGGCCGAAAATGGAGCAATTTGAGGCCGAACAAAAG GTTAGAGTTCCATGGAAAGCGAGACGTGTTTTGCAGAGTGGCTGATACAGACACCGAACCGGAACGCAATAATGACGAG GAAAAGGGAGCACATGAAGATGAGGAAACAAAAGCTTTGGCTGAGCCGGTTACACCTGTGATTGATCAG GATGGAGATAATGTAGAAGTTGCAAGCGGATCACCTCTTCCAGGTGTGAAG CCACAACAATTCGACGAATCAATGAGGATACCAAAGGAAACAATAGACATTTTTAGAGACCAAGTATTCGGCTTTGACACCTTTTTCGTGACAAGTCAGGAGCCATATGAG GGAGGGTTGTTGTTTAAGGGAAACCTTCGAGGACAGGCTGCTAGAAGTTATGAAAAGATAACAAAGAGGCTGGAA GACAAGTTTGGGGATCTATATAAGCTTTTCCTTTTAATCAATCCAGAGGATGACAAACCCATAGCCGTTGTGGTTCCAAGAAGGACCTTGCAACCAGAAACAGCTG CAGTCCCGGAATGGTTTGCTGCCGGAGCTTTTGGATTAGTTACAGTCTTCACCTTACTTCTGCGGAATGTGCCTGCACTGCAATCAAACGTACT GTCAACTTTTAACAATCTCGACTTATTGAAGGATGGCTTGCCTGGAGCCCTTGTAATTGCTCTTATTTTGAGTGTACATGAAATCGGCCAAATTTTAGTTGCAAAAGACGCTGGAGTTAAGCTTGGGGTGCCATTTTTTGTACCAAGTTGGCAG ATAGGCTGTTTTGGTGCTATCACAAGGGTTTTAAATATTGTACCCAAGCGTGAGGATCTTCTGAAGGTTGCAGCAGCAGGACCATTAGCAGGCTTCTCCTTGGGTCTTGTTCTTTTGCTTCTGGGATTCTTCTTGCCACCCAGTGATGGTCTAGGTGTTGTCGTTGATGCTTCTGTGTTTCACGAGTCTCTTCTTGTTGGCAGTATAG CAAAGCTTCTTCTGGGAGATGTTCTCAAGGAAGGAACTCCATTATCCATCAACCCACTTGTGATATGGGCATGGGCCGGACTTCTCATCAATGCCATCAACAGCATTCCTGCAGGAGAGCTTGACGGTGGAAGAATATCTTTCGCTATTTGGGGAAGAAAG GCTTCATCGCGCTTGACAGCTGTCTCTATCGTACTGCTCGGACTATCCTCTTTGATTAACGATGTCGCTTTTTACTTTGTAGTACTAATATTCTTCTTGCAAAGAGGGCCAATAGCCCCACTGTCCGAAGAAATCACCGACCCAGACAACAGTTATATTGCCCTTGGAGTTTCAGTTTTGCTATTTGGACTCCTGGTGTACTTACCTTACCCATTCCCCTTTTCAAGTGACGCCATTGTAAGTTTCTAG
- the LOC131320527 gene encoding probable zinc metalloprotease EGY2, chloroplastic isoform X1, translating into MNLPASFRGNFIPLSSHSHFGSTSCCDLRFFPFVPSPVVTSGRKWSNLRPNKRLEFHGKRDVFCRVADTDTEPERNNDEEKGAHEDEETKALAEPVTPVIDQTKDQIGAELLDSNNTMTDNGAEVKAQGGVEDGDNVEVASGSPLPGVKPQQFDESMRIPKETIDIFRDQVFGFDTFFVTSQEPYEGGLLFKGNLRGQAARSYEKITKRLEDKFGDLYKLFLLINPEDDKPIAVVVPRRTLQPETAAVPEWFAAGAFGLVTVFTLLLRNVPALQSNVLSTFNNLDLLKDGLPGALVIALILSVHEIGQILVAKDAGVKLGVPFFVPSWQIGCFGAITRVLNIVPKREDLLKVAAAGPLAGFSLGLVLLLLGFFLPPSDGLGVVVDASVFHESLLVGSIAKLLLGDVLKEGTPLSINPLVIWAWAGLLINAINSIPAGELDGGRISFAIWGRKASSRLTAVSIVLLGLSSLINDVAFYFVVLIFFLQRGPIAPLSEEITDPDNSYIALGVSVLLFGLLVYLPYPFPFSSDAIVSF; encoded by the exons ATGAATTTACCAGCGAGTTTTCGCGGGAACTTCATTCCGTTATCCTCGCACTCACACTTTGGTAGCACCTCTTGCTGTGACCTTCGCTTCTTTCCATTCGTTCCTTCTCCAGTCGTCACCTCTGGCCGAAAATGGAGCAATTTGAGGCCGAACAAAAG GTTAGAGTTCCATGGAAAGCGAGACGTGTTTTGCAGAGTGGCTGATACAGACACCGAACCGGAACGCAATAATGACGAG GAAAAGGGAGCACATGAAGATGAGGAAACAAAAGCTTTGGCTGAGCCGGTTACACCTGTGATTGATCAG ACTAAAGACCAAATTGGGGCAGAGCTGCTTGATTCAAACAACACAATGACTGATAATGGTGCAGAAGTTAAGGCTCAAGGTGGAGTTGAG GATGGAGATAATGTAGAAGTTGCAAGCGGATCACCTCTTCCAGGTGTGAAG CCACAACAATTCGACGAATCAATGAGGATACCAAAGGAAACAATAGACATTTTTAGAGACCAAGTATTCGGCTTTGACACCTTTTTCGTGACAAGTCAGGAGCCATATGAG GGAGGGTTGTTGTTTAAGGGAAACCTTCGAGGACAGGCTGCTAGAAGTTATGAAAAGATAACAAAGAGGCTGGAA GACAAGTTTGGGGATCTATATAAGCTTTTCCTTTTAATCAATCCAGAGGATGACAAACCCATAGCCGTTGTGGTTCCAAGAAGGACCTTGCAACCAGAAACAGCTG CAGTCCCGGAATGGTTTGCTGCCGGAGCTTTTGGATTAGTTACAGTCTTCACCTTACTTCTGCGGAATGTGCCTGCACTGCAATCAAACGTACT GTCAACTTTTAACAATCTCGACTTATTGAAGGATGGCTTGCCTGGAGCCCTTGTAATTGCTCTTATTTTGAGTGTACATGAAATCGGCCAAATTTTAGTTGCAAAAGACGCTGGAGTTAAGCTTGGGGTGCCATTTTTTGTACCAAGTTGGCAG ATAGGCTGTTTTGGTGCTATCACAAGGGTTTTAAATATTGTACCCAAGCGTGAGGATCTTCTGAAGGTTGCAGCAGCAGGACCATTAGCAGGCTTCTCCTTGGGTCTTGTTCTTTTGCTTCTGGGATTCTTCTTGCCACCCAGTGATGGTCTAGGTGTTGTCGTTGATGCTTCTGTGTTTCACGAGTCTCTTCTTGTTGGCAGTATAG CAAAGCTTCTTCTGGGAGATGTTCTCAAGGAAGGAACTCCATTATCCATCAACCCACTTGTGATATGGGCATGGGCCGGACTTCTCATCAATGCCATCAACAGCATTCCTGCAGGAGAGCTTGACGGTGGAAGAATATCTTTCGCTATTTGGGGAAGAAAG GCTTCATCGCGCTTGACAGCTGTCTCTATCGTACTGCTCGGACTATCCTCTTTGATTAACGATGTCGCTTTTTACTTTGTAGTACTAATATTCTTCTTGCAAAGAGGGCCAATAGCCCCACTGTCCGAAGAAATCACCGACCCAGACAACAGTTATATTGCCCTTGGAGTTTCAGTTTTGCTATTTGGACTCCTGGTGTACTTACCTTACCCATTCCCCTTTTCAAGTGACGCCATTGTAAGTTTCTAG
- the LOC131320527 gene encoding probable zinc metalloprotease EGY2, chloroplastic isoform X2 has translation MNLPASFRGNFIPLSSHSHFGSTSCCDLRFFPFVPSPVVTSGRKWSNLRPNKRLEFHGKRDVFCRVADTDTEPERNNDEEKGAHEDEETKALAEPVTPVIDQTKDQIGAELLDSNNTMTDNGAEVKAQGGVEDGDNVEVASGSPLPGVKQQFDESMRIPKETIDIFRDQVFGFDTFFVTSQEPYEGGLLFKGNLRGQAARSYEKITKRLEDKFGDLYKLFLLINPEDDKPIAVVVPRRTLQPETAAVPEWFAAGAFGLVTVFTLLLRNVPALQSNVLSTFNNLDLLKDGLPGALVIALILSVHEIGQILVAKDAGVKLGVPFFVPSWQIGCFGAITRVLNIVPKREDLLKVAAAGPLAGFSLGLVLLLLGFFLPPSDGLGVVVDASVFHESLLVGSIAKLLLGDVLKEGTPLSINPLVIWAWAGLLINAINSIPAGELDGGRISFAIWGRKASSRLTAVSIVLLGLSSLINDVAFYFVVLIFFLQRGPIAPLSEEITDPDNSYIALGVSVLLFGLLVYLPYPFPFSSDAIVSF, from the exons ATGAATTTACCAGCGAGTTTTCGCGGGAACTTCATTCCGTTATCCTCGCACTCACACTTTGGTAGCACCTCTTGCTGTGACCTTCGCTTCTTTCCATTCGTTCCTTCTCCAGTCGTCACCTCTGGCCGAAAATGGAGCAATTTGAGGCCGAACAAAAG GTTAGAGTTCCATGGAAAGCGAGACGTGTTTTGCAGAGTGGCTGATACAGACACCGAACCGGAACGCAATAATGACGAG GAAAAGGGAGCACATGAAGATGAGGAAACAAAAGCTTTGGCTGAGCCGGTTACACCTGTGATTGATCAG ACTAAAGACCAAATTGGGGCAGAGCTGCTTGATTCAAACAACACAATGACTGATAATGGTGCAGAAGTTAAGGCTCAAGGTGGAGTTGAG GATGGAGATAATGTAGAAGTTGCAAGCGGATCACCTCTTCCAGGTGTGAAG CAACAATTCGACGAATCAATGAGGATACCAAAGGAAACAATAGACATTTTTAGAGACCAAGTATTCGGCTTTGACACCTTTTTCGTGACAAGTCAGGAGCCATATGAG GGAGGGTTGTTGTTTAAGGGAAACCTTCGAGGACAGGCTGCTAGAAGTTATGAAAAGATAACAAAGAGGCTGGAA GACAAGTTTGGGGATCTATATAAGCTTTTCCTTTTAATCAATCCAGAGGATGACAAACCCATAGCCGTTGTGGTTCCAAGAAGGACCTTGCAACCAGAAACAGCTG CAGTCCCGGAATGGTTTGCTGCCGGAGCTTTTGGATTAGTTACAGTCTTCACCTTACTTCTGCGGAATGTGCCTGCACTGCAATCAAACGTACT GTCAACTTTTAACAATCTCGACTTATTGAAGGATGGCTTGCCTGGAGCCCTTGTAATTGCTCTTATTTTGAGTGTACATGAAATCGGCCAAATTTTAGTTGCAAAAGACGCTGGAGTTAAGCTTGGGGTGCCATTTTTTGTACCAAGTTGGCAG ATAGGCTGTTTTGGTGCTATCACAAGGGTTTTAAATATTGTACCCAAGCGTGAGGATCTTCTGAAGGTTGCAGCAGCAGGACCATTAGCAGGCTTCTCCTTGGGTCTTGTTCTTTTGCTTCTGGGATTCTTCTTGCCACCCAGTGATGGTCTAGGTGTTGTCGTTGATGCTTCTGTGTTTCACGAGTCTCTTCTTGTTGGCAGTATAG CAAAGCTTCTTCTGGGAGATGTTCTCAAGGAAGGAACTCCATTATCCATCAACCCACTTGTGATATGGGCATGGGCCGGACTTCTCATCAATGCCATCAACAGCATTCCTGCAGGAGAGCTTGACGGTGGAAGAATATCTTTCGCTATTTGGGGAAGAAAG GCTTCATCGCGCTTGACAGCTGTCTCTATCGTACTGCTCGGACTATCCTCTTTGATTAACGATGTCGCTTTTTACTTTGTAGTACTAATATTCTTCTTGCAAAGAGGGCCAATAGCCCCACTGTCCGAAGAAATCACCGACCCAGACAACAGTTATATTGCCCTTGGAGTTTCAGTTTTGCTATTTGGACTCCTGGTGTACTTACCTTACCCATTCCCCTTTTCAAGTGACGCCATTGTAAGTTTCTAG
- the LOC131320527 gene encoding probable zinc metalloprotease EGY2, chloroplastic isoform X4, whose translation MNLPASFRGNFIPLSSHSHFGSTSCCDLRFFPFVPSPVVTSGRKWSNLRPNKRLEFHGKRDVFCRVADTDTEPERNNDEEKGAHEDEETKALAEPVTPVIDQDGDNVEVASGSPLPGVKQQFDESMRIPKETIDIFRDQVFGFDTFFVTSQEPYEGGLLFKGNLRGQAARSYEKITKRLEDKFGDLYKLFLLINPEDDKPIAVVVPRRTLQPETAAVPEWFAAGAFGLVTVFTLLLRNVPALQSNVLSTFNNLDLLKDGLPGALVIALILSVHEIGQILVAKDAGVKLGVPFFVPSWQIGCFGAITRVLNIVPKREDLLKVAAAGPLAGFSLGLVLLLLGFFLPPSDGLGVVVDASVFHESLLVGSIAKLLLGDVLKEGTPLSINPLVIWAWAGLLINAINSIPAGELDGGRISFAIWGRKASSRLTAVSIVLLGLSSLINDVAFYFVVLIFFLQRGPIAPLSEEITDPDNSYIALGVSVLLFGLLVYLPYPFPFSSDAIVSF comes from the exons ATGAATTTACCAGCGAGTTTTCGCGGGAACTTCATTCCGTTATCCTCGCACTCACACTTTGGTAGCACCTCTTGCTGTGACCTTCGCTTCTTTCCATTCGTTCCTTCTCCAGTCGTCACCTCTGGCCGAAAATGGAGCAATTTGAGGCCGAACAAAAG GTTAGAGTTCCATGGAAAGCGAGACGTGTTTTGCAGAGTGGCTGATACAGACACCGAACCGGAACGCAATAATGACGAG GAAAAGGGAGCACATGAAGATGAGGAAACAAAAGCTTTGGCTGAGCCGGTTACACCTGTGATTGATCAG GATGGAGATAATGTAGAAGTTGCAAGCGGATCACCTCTTCCAGGTGTGAAG CAACAATTCGACGAATCAATGAGGATACCAAAGGAAACAATAGACATTTTTAGAGACCAAGTATTCGGCTTTGACACCTTTTTCGTGACAAGTCAGGAGCCATATGAG GGAGGGTTGTTGTTTAAGGGAAACCTTCGAGGACAGGCTGCTAGAAGTTATGAAAAGATAACAAAGAGGCTGGAA GACAAGTTTGGGGATCTATATAAGCTTTTCCTTTTAATCAATCCAGAGGATGACAAACCCATAGCCGTTGTGGTTCCAAGAAGGACCTTGCAACCAGAAACAGCTG CAGTCCCGGAATGGTTTGCTGCCGGAGCTTTTGGATTAGTTACAGTCTTCACCTTACTTCTGCGGAATGTGCCTGCACTGCAATCAAACGTACT GTCAACTTTTAACAATCTCGACTTATTGAAGGATGGCTTGCCTGGAGCCCTTGTAATTGCTCTTATTTTGAGTGTACATGAAATCGGCCAAATTTTAGTTGCAAAAGACGCTGGAGTTAAGCTTGGGGTGCCATTTTTTGTACCAAGTTGGCAG ATAGGCTGTTTTGGTGCTATCACAAGGGTTTTAAATATTGTACCCAAGCGTGAGGATCTTCTGAAGGTTGCAGCAGCAGGACCATTAGCAGGCTTCTCCTTGGGTCTTGTTCTTTTGCTTCTGGGATTCTTCTTGCCACCCAGTGATGGTCTAGGTGTTGTCGTTGATGCTTCTGTGTTTCACGAGTCTCTTCTTGTTGGCAGTATAG CAAAGCTTCTTCTGGGAGATGTTCTCAAGGAAGGAACTCCATTATCCATCAACCCACTTGTGATATGGGCATGGGCCGGACTTCTCATCAATGCCATCAACAGCATTCCTGCAGGAGAGCTTGACGGTGGAAGAATATCTTTCGCTATTTGGGGAAGAAAG GCTTCATCGCGCTTGACAGCTGTCTCTATCGTACTGCTCGGACTATCCTCTTTGATTAACGATGTCGCTTTTTACTTTGTAGTACTAATATTCTTCTTGCAAAGAGGGCCAATAGCCCCACTGTCCGAAGAAATCACCGACCCAGACAACAGTTATATTGCCCTTGGAGTTTCAGTTTTGCTATTTGGACTCCTGGTGTACTTACCTTACCCATTCCCCTTTTCAAGTGACGCCATTGTAAGTTTCTAG